The following are encoded together in the bacterium genome:
- a CDS encoding fatty acid desaturase codes for MQSARAIDPAEWRAAVEPFERSSLARSLGQLATSVLPYLLLWVAMPLSLRVSYWLTLPLALTAAGFLVRSFIVCHDCGHGAFFRSRLANRVVGYLTGLIAFLPSTGWSQEHARHHAGSGNLDRRGDGDIWTLTVAEYRAASRARRLAYRLYRHPLVLLGLGPLYVFLLNYRFWHRGEGKRARWSKVWTNLGLAVIALAASLTIGLRAYLAIQLPVILLAGTAGIWLFYVQHQFEGTYWKRTGDWDYLDQALAGASFYRLPRLLQWLTGNIGYHHIHHLSPRVPNYFLQSCHESSPLFQAVPPLTLRASLRCLRFRLWDEDAGRLVGFAAARAVPALA; via the coding sequence ATGCAGTCAGCGCGCGCGATCGACCCGGCCGAGTGGCGGGCCGCGGTCGAGCCATTCGAGCGGTCCAGCCTGGCGCGCAGCCTCGGGCAACTCGCCACCTCCGTACTTCCCTATCTGCTGCTCTGGGTGGCGATGCCGCTCAGCCTGCGCGTGTCCTACTGGCTCACGCTGCCGCTGGCCCTGACCGCGGCCGGCTTCTTGGTGCGGAGCTTCATCGTCTGCCATGACTGCGGCCACGGCGCCTTCTTCCGCTCGCGCCTGGCGAATCGCGTCGTCGGCTATCTCACGGGCCTGATCGCCTTCCTGCCGTCGACCGGCTGGAGCCAGGAGCACGCCCGCCACCACGCCGGTTCGGGCAACCTCGATCGCCGGGGCGACGGCGACATCTGGACGCTCACCGTCGCCGAGTACCGCGCCGCCTCCCGGGCGCGGCGGCTGGCCTACCGGCTCTACCGGCATCCGCTGGTTCTGCTCGGCCTGGGGCCGCTCTACGTGTTCCTGCTCAACTACCGCTTCTGGCACCGGGGCGAGGGCAAGCGCGCCCGCTGGAGCAAGGTCTGGACGAATCTGGGGCTGGCGGTGATCGCCCTCGCGGCCAGCCTGACGATCGGACTGAGGGCCTACCTGGCGATCCAGCTGCCGGTGATCCTCCTGGCGGGCACCGCCGGCATTTGGCTCTTCTATGTCCAGCACCAGTTCGAGGGGACCTACTGGAAGCGCACGGGGGACTGGGACTACCTCGACCAGGCCCTGGCCGGCGCCTCCTTCTACCGGCTGCCGCGCCTCCTGCAATGGCTGACGGGCAACATCGGCTACCACCACATCCACCACCTGAGTCCCCGGGTTCCCAACTACTTCCTGCAGTCCTGCCACGAGTCGAGCCCGCTGTTCCAGGCGGTGCCGCCGCTGACCCTGCGCGCCAGCCTCCGCTGCCTGCGCTTCCGCCTCTGGGACGAGGACGCGGGGCGCCTGGTCGGCTTCGCTGCGGCCAGGGCAGTCCCGGCGCTGGCCTAG
- a CDS encoding RNA-binding protein: MSKKLYVGNLPFTATEDEVRELFSKHGTVHSVALITDRDTGRPRGFGFVEMENHTAAMAALDGYEMGGRALRVNEAEERRDRSSGGGGMRSGGGGQRGGGGGRGGRW; the protein is encoded by the coding sequence ATGTCCAAGAAGCTCTACGTGGGCAACCTTCCCTTCACGGCGACCGAGGACGAGGTGCGCGAGCTGTTCAGCAAGCACGGCACCGTCCACTCCGTCGCGCTGATCACCGACCGCGACACGGGTCGTCCCCGCGGGTTCGGCTTCGTCGAGATGGAGAACCACACCGCGGCGATGGCGGCCCTGGACGGCTACGAGATGGGCGGCCGCGCTCTGCGCGTCAACGAGGCCGAGGAGCGCCGCGATCGTAGCAGCGGCGGCGGCGGCATGCGCAGCGGCGGTGGCGGCCAGCGCGGCGGCGGCGGCGGCCGCGGCGGTCGCTGGTAG